One genomic window of Monodelphis domestica isolate mMonDom1 chromosome 1, mMonDom1.pri, whole genome shotgun sequence includes the following:
- the LOC100015623 gene encoding YTH domain-containing protein 1-like translates to EEERDAARKDEEDGGEQEEPEERSARDLRSEAGGSFSETLSFPEGSAAAGSSTDGSEEKKQGRKRARGIASIVFRRSPSCASESSAGPRSKHKRSSSSVAAVPEDPTRRLRYILRDARFFLIKSSNRENISLAKARGIWSTLPANEKKLNAAFRSARNVILIFSVTESGAFQGFARLCSESHHGGPPIHWVLPEGMNLKTLGGVFRIAWICRHELPFTKCVHLTNALNGHKPVKIGRDGQEVDLECATELCLLFPPDEGVDLYQVMGDRHHQVRVLSPLRSRGLPPRREADRDARRRRRSEDDEVHNSRKRPRMDYAPGFRERPARREDARHPAADRRFSGVARGVFMKGSYEDDLRAFHNSRPPRPMRDMSPGRGRGQPSYRAGHQQRALPFQDSRSGRRPVPQEARHRGQPACDSDRRVEDFLRETRAIFGSQRRRPREWDRPGECDSSPYGRRDREAREWRERRRDEERRERRRRERRLTRCSCPEHLPFIS, encoded by the coding sequence gaggaagagagggatgctgcgagaaaagatgaagaagatggaggggagcaggaagagCCCGAAGAGAGAAGCGCCCGGGATCTTCGAAGCGAAGCCGGTGGCTCTTTTTCTGAGACTCTATCTTTCCCAGAAGGGTCAGCCGCCGCTGGTTCTAGCACTGAtggatcagaggagaaaaagcaaggaaggaagagagcccgAGGCATAGCTTCAATTGTTTTTCGCAGAAGTCCAAGTTGTGCATCGGAATCATCTGCAGGTCCGCGAAGCAAGCACAAGAGATCATCATCTTCCGTTGCTGCTGTTCCGGAAGACCCCACGAGGAGGCTTCGATATATTCTGCGGGATGCGAGATTCTTCCTCATAAAGAGCAGCAACCGTGAAAACATCTCCCTTGCCAAAGCCAGGGGTATATGGTCGACCCTGccagcaaatgaaaagaaactgaatgctgCATTCCGATCTGcaagaaatgtcattttgatattttccgtGACAGAGAGTGGAGCTTTTCAAGGCTTTGCGAGACTCTGTTCAGAATCCCACCACGGAGGACCTCCTATACATTGGGTTTTGCCTGAAGGCATGAATCTTAAGACCCTTGGAGGGGTCTTCAGAATTGCCTGGATTTGCAGGCACGAATTGCCCTTCACCAAATGTGTTCACCTTACCAACGCTTTGAATGGACATAAGCCAGTTAAAATTGGACGTGACGGTCAGGAAGTTGACCTCGAATGTGCAACGGAGCtatgtctcctctttccccccgaTGAAGGCGTTGACCTGTATCAGGTCATGGGTGACAGGCACCACCAGGTAAGAGTGCTTTCACCCTTGCGTTCCAGAGGACTTCCACCCCGCCGAGAAGCGGACCGGGATGCGAGAAGGCGTCGTCGGTCAGAAGATGACGAGGTTCATAACAGCAGGAAGAGACCGAGGATGGACTACGCCCCTGGGTTTCGTGAGAGACCAGCGCGTAGGGAGGACGCACGCCATCCAGCAGCGGACAGAAGATTTTCAGGAGTTGCCAGAGGTGTTTTCATGAAGGGCTCCTACGAGGATGACCTGAGAGCATTTCACAACAGCAGGCCACCAAGGCCAATGCGGGACATGTCCCCTGGTCGAGGAAGGGGACAGCCTTCCTACCGCGCTGGCCACCAGCAGCGTGCTCTCCCTTTCCAGGACTCTCGGTCAGGACGTCGACCTGTGCCACAGGAAGCAAGACACAGAGGTCAACCAGCATGTGATTCTGATAGGCGCGTAGAGGACTTCCTGCGTGAAACACGAGCTATCTTTGGCTCTCAGAGACGGAGACCCCGTGAATGGGATCGACCCGGAGAATGTGATAGTTCCCCATATGGCCGGAGAGACAGGGAGGCGCGTGAATggcgagagaggaggagagacgaggagagaagagagaggagaagacggGAGAGGAGACTGACGCGATGCAGCTGCCCCGAACATCTTCCATTCATCTCCTGA